The genomic DNA CGGCAGGCATTCGGACAAGACACGTGAGCGCCGCTGGCACGTTGCGCTGGGCATGATCGTTGCCGCCATCGGCCTGGTAGCCGTGACATTCGTCCATACAAGCCTGCCCATTGCGCTGATTGTGCTGTCGATCACCGCACTGGGCGTTCTGACCGCGATGCCTCTGTTCTGGACGATCCCGACTTCCTATCTTTCCAGTTCCGGCTCGGCGGGAGGGATTGCCGTCATCAACAGTATCGGGCTGATCGGTGGCTTCGCCAGCCCATCCATGCTCGGTTGGGTGAAGACGACGACGGGGTCGCTGGACTACGGCCTGTACACCTTCGCGGCAGCCCTGGTAATCGGAGCTGTTCTCCTGCTCGCCGCCATGCCGCAGCGTTTGCTGCGAGAGGAAGTCCGGCACTGAATGCTTTCGACTCAGGGTTCAAGGCACAAGCAGTCATTGCGCCTTGGCCATGTACAACAATCCTTTGATGGAGTCCCTATGCGAATTCTGGTTCTCGGTGCTGGTGCGATCGGAGGCTACTACGGCGGCCGGCTGGTCCAGCAAGGTGCGGACGTCACCTTCCTTGTGCGCCCCGCGCGGCGCGCCATTCTCGAACGCGATGGCTTGAATATTCGCAGCCAATATGGCGATTTCCATGCGCCCGTGAAAACCGTCACGAAGGACGAACTAAGCGGCAACTGGGATGTCGTCCTGCTGACCAGCAAGGCCTACGATCTGGATTCCGCGATCGAAGCCATCCGCCCTGCCGTAGGCCCAAATACCGCCATCCTGCCGCTGCTGAACGGCATGGAGCACATCGACAAGCTCAACGCCGTATTCGGCGCCAACCGCGTGCTCGGCGGCCAGGCGAAAATCATCGTCACACTCGACAGTGATGGAACGATTCAGCATCTCAATGACTGGTGTTACATCAAGTTCGGCGAACAGTCCGGCGTCATGAGTGACCGCGTGCAAGCGCTGCAACGTGCGTTCCCCCAGGGCGGCGTGGTGGCGAGCGCCGTCCCCGACATCATGCGCAACCTTTGGGAGAAACTGGTCCACCTTTCCACGGTGGCCACCGTCACCACGCTCCTGCGCGCAAGCGTCGGAGAGATCGCCCGGGTGCCTGGTGGCACCGAACTCTTCTACCAGGTGCTTTCGATCCATGCCGAGGTCGCCACGCGAGAGGGATATCCGATGACCGAGGCATTCCTTGCGGAGTACCGCCAGTTGTTCGCCAACAAGGAATCGGCCTATGTCCCGTCGATATTGCGCGACCTGGAAAGGAAATCATCGATCGAAGGAGAGCACATTGTCGGTTACATGCTGGGCCACACCAGGGCACATGGGCTGGACGATACCGTGCACCGGATCTGCTGGATGAACTTGCAAGCGTACGAAGTGCGGCGGGCGACGGGAAGGCTCTGAGCCATCCCGAAGCGGCCCGTGCTGGCGAAGTGACGCCAACACGGCCTATGGTTTTGCGGCTGCCAACAACTAATTGGCCACAATTAACAATCATGATGCAGTTTGGCGGTATCATGGCAAGCATCTTTCCCGTTGCGGCAGACAGGATGGGCGGGCGTTTCCGGTATGGCGATGGAGCCCAGCCTGCCAGGACAAGCAAACATGAGTACTCGCGTTGAAATTGACAAGCGCAGCCTGGACCGACAGGCTGCCGACTGGATCCGGGACGCCATCTTTTCCGGTGATTTGGCGCCTGGCTCAAAGCTCACGGAAATCTCCCTTGCGACGCAAATCGGCCTTTCCCGCTCGACGGTTCGCGCAGGCATGCAGCGCCTGGCTACTGAAGGCCTGCTGATCCAGCACGCGTATACCGGATGGGAAGTCGTATCGCTTTCAGCAGAAGACGCGTGGGAACTCTATACACTGCGCAGTAACCTGGAAGGGATGGCCGCACGGCTAGCGGCCGCAAACATCGACAATGCCGGCCGCAAGCGACTACACGAGGCCCTGGCGGATCTGAAATCCGCCATCGCGGATATGGACCGCAGACGCATCGCTGAGGCCGACCTGGCCTTTCATAAGACCGTCGTTGCGCTGTCACGGCATCGTCGCCTCATCGTCCAGTATGGACTGATCAGCGATCCGGTCATGCTGTACATCCTGATGACCACAAAATTGATGGAATATTCCGAAGCCATCTATGCCGAGCATGAGCATATGGCCGCGGCAATCCTGCAGGGGGACACGACGGAAGCCGAGAAGCTTGCCCATGACTACGCACAGATGCACGGCGAACACCTAGTGAAGGTTCTGCGAACGCAAGGCGAGTCCCAGGAAGCCTGAGCGGGGGGCGACGCTGTAGGCAATTGCGTGAATGTGCCCAGACGACCGCGCGATGGATGCGTGGCGATCGTCCTGGTCGCACATATCAGCCAGCGCTGTTGTAGGTGGCATGGTGTGGCAACGAGAGCTCTTGTGAGCAACGGGCGACCAGCCCCTTTACTGCATCTGCGCTGCCTTGCGTTCCGCCAAGAGTTTCTGAATCTCCGCTTCCGTCTCCTTGTACTGTCCCTCGCCGTAGTGCTGATAGACGATGCGGCCGTTGGCATCGATCAGGTACGTAGCGGGCCAGTACTGGTTGCGGAACGCTGACCATGTTGCATACATGTTGTCCTGCGCCACGGGGTAACGGATGTCGAAGCGTTTGAGCGCTGCCTGCACGTTGTCCGTCGACTTCTCGAACGGAAACTCCGGCGTGTGCACGCCCACTACAACCAGTCCCTGATCCTTGTACTTGTCGTGCCACTGCTTGACGTACGGCAGCGTGTTCACGCAGTTGATGCACGAGTATGTCCAGAAATCCACCAGCACTACCTTGCCGCGCAGCTGCTGCATCGTCAGCGGTTCCGAATTAAGCCAGTGGTCGATGTTCGCGAACTCCGGGGCCTTGCCCTGATCGCCCACCTTGGGGCTCTCCGCAATGGCGCCGGTGCCGAAGGTATAGATCGCAGCAATGCCGGCTGCGGCCAGGATGGCACGAATAAGGTTACGCATGATTCAGGCTTCAGAGTTTGGATGTCTTGCCCCTCGTCCGCACGGCGAGCGAGGGGTGCAGGGATCAGACCAGCACGGTTTCGATATGGACGTTGCCATGCAGCGCCTTCGAGTACGGGCACGTACGGTGCGCGGTGTCTACTAGCGCCTGAGCCACCTCTCGTTCGATACCGGGGATATGCACGCGCAGGCGTGCCTGCAGGAAGTACTCGATGCCCGCAGTGCCCAGGTCCACTTCCGTATCCACGGACAAGTCTTCCGGTAGTTTGATCTTCTGCTTGCCTGCGGCCAGGCCGATGGCACCGATGAAGCATGCCGACCAGCCGGCGGCCAGCAGTTGCTCCGGGTTGGTGCCCTGCCCCTTGCTGCCCGGCGACGACAGTTCGATGTCGAGCCTGCCATCATCGCTTCGAGCCGTGCCATCGCGGCCGCCAGACGTGATGTGGACCTTGCCGGTGTACAGGACTTTCTCGATGCGGGTCATAATGCGCTCCTTCTACAGTTCAATGGGTGTTCAACAGCGGATTGACGAGGGTTGTGCGATGGGCGGCGATCAGGCATAGGCACCATCGAGGTACGGATCGACCGTGCGGGCCGGATCGGCCGACACACCGGTGCGATCCATGCCAGCGATGGTGCGGGCGCCGTCGTAGTACGGATCGACGGCGCGGGCCGGATCGGCCGACAGGCCGGTGCGGTCCATGCCAGCGATGGTGTGTGCGCCGTCGTAGTACGGGCTGCGCTGGTCCTGCACGGAACGTGCGCCTTCCGCGTACGGGTCGCGGGCGTCTGTCGCCGAATGGGCACCTTCACTGAATACATCGCGGGCATCCTGGACGGAGCGGGCGCCACCCAAGTACGGGTCACGGGCATCGAGGACGGAAGCCTCCGCGCCGGCAGCGGCGGCAACCAGGGCGACGGCGAGGACGAGGCGCTTGGCGTAGTTCTTGGACACGATCAGTTTCCTTTGCATTGATTGGTTTGAGAAATGCGGTTTGCGTTGTCAGCTATGGCGAAGCAGCGTTTTCGCTTCGTCGGTTGTGCGTTGCGCTGCCACGGAACGTATTTAAGACGGCTCACGTATCGCGCCCGTAGCGAAATACGGGCCGTAGTGTCAGGGAACGTATCGGTGCCGTCGGCTGATACAAATGCGTACAAAAAGGAAAGGAAACGGCGGCGAGGCGTCCCGGAATAGCCATGGGAAGGCACGGGAGAGCAGGAAAGTCGAGGCGAATAAGGCACACAGTGGCGCGAAAAGCAATATGGCCGCGCCAGAAGCTGGCGCGGCCATGCGGAAGCCGCGGTGGCCGAAATGGCTTGGGCGATGTCTCCCTTAGCCGATACGGATCTCGGCGATCAGCGCCGAACACGCCGCACCAGCAAAGACACCAGTTACGCTCAATTAGATGATTCGCCTGGTGGCCTCTCTGGGCGGATTCCTTGGGCGCAAGAGTGATGGCGAACCCGGCGCCAAAACGAGCTGGATCGGCATGCAGCGAACAATGGATCAGAAGCCAGCAGATTCGCTGGTAGCGCGAGTGCTAGCCCAACCCGGATGCAGTCTGCAGGAATAAATTCAGCGCGCGAAACTCGGCTTGCCCTCCGAGCCTGGCGCCGTCTCTGACGGCTGGTGCGGTAATGCAGTGCTTGAATCTGACACGCCATCCTTTCCCACCTCGAAGGCTTCCCACCCGCCGCCGAACGACGTGAACACCGCCACCAGCGCCAGCGCGGTGTCCTGCTGCGTCTGCGCCAGCTGGTCCTGCGCGGTCAGCAGGGACCGCTCTGAATCCAGCACGTCCAGGAAGCTGGCCGCGCCGTCCCGATAGCGCTGGCGCGCCAGCACCGCGGCGCGATCCGCCGCCTGCGCGTTGGATTCCAGCGAGCGCCGCCGCGCCAGTTGCCTGCCGTAGCCGTATAGCGAATTCTCGGCATCTTCGAGCGCGCCGAGCACGATTCGCTCGAAGCTCGCCAGGGCGCCCTGCTGCCGGGCGTCCGACGCCTGGATGCGTGCGCGCACGGTATGCAGGTCGAACAAGGCCCAGCGAATACCCGGCACGATCGTGAAGGTGTCATAGCGCGACTGCCCGATGCCCGAGAAAACCGGAGATACATAGCCCGCCAGCGCCGACACCGATATCTGCGGATAGAGATCGGCGGTTGCCACGCCGATATCGGCGGTAAATGCCGCCAGCGTCCGTTCCGCGACACGTACGTCGGGACGGCGTCGCAGCAGATCCCGGGGTGGCGGGATATTCAATGTGGGCGGCGTCTCGGGGATCGGCGCCGTTGCCAGCAGCGTCTCGTCGCGCTCCTCGGGAAAGCGGTCGGTCAGCACGGCCAGGCGGTTGCGGGACTGCTCGATTAGAATCTCAAGCAGCGGCACCGAAGCCATGGTGAAGTCGAACTGGGACTGCGCGCGCGCCACGTCCAGCGCATTCCCGCGCCCGGCCTCCAGGCGGTTCTGGGTGAGCTGCAGCGTCTCCTCTGGGTCTGCGCGTTCTGCACCGCTAGCAGGAAGCGCCGCTGCGAGCCGCGCAGCGTCACGTAGCTCCTGGCTACCTCCGCGATGAGGGAAACCTGGACATCGTGCAGGCTGGCCTCGCTCGCTTGCACGCGCGCCGCTGCCCCTTCCACCGAGCGGCGGGTACGTCCGACCACGTCGATTTCCCAGTTGGCGGTGGCGGCAACTGAATAGAAATTGCCGATCCGCGGCTGCCCCGGCGACAGCGTGGCCGTCGACTGCTCCTGTCGTTCGAACGAAGCCTCCACCTGGCCATGCGGGAAATAATCGTAGAAGAAGATCCGGTAGTCGGCCCGTGCCTCGTCGATACGGGCTTGCGCAATCCTGATCGAAGGGCTCCTGCGCACGGCTTGCTCGATCAGGCGGGTCAGCGTGGGGTCGCCGAGGCTATCCCACCAGCGGACCTCGGGCTGTCCGGCCACCGATGCATCTGGCGCGCTGATCAACAGCTCGGGCAATGGCGTGTCCGGCTGCTTGTAATCCGGGCCGACGGCGCAGCCGGGCAGGGCCGACACCAGCGCGCTGGCCAGCGCCAATGCGCAACCCGTGCGTCGCGCGCTAGCCATGACCACCCTCCTCCGCTGGCGCGGCAGGAACGGTTGGCGCCGAAGGCTTGCTGCGGCGAGCCGATAGCCGTCGTATCGCCACATACACCACCGGTGTCAGCACCAGGCTGAATATGGTCACCCCGATCATCCCCCCGAACACCCCGATGCCGAGCGCCTTGCGCATCTCTGCTCCGGCGCCTTTGGACGTTACCAGTGGCAGCACGCCAAAGATAAACGCAAAGGAAGTCATCAGGATCGGCCTTAGCCGCAGCTTGGCCGCCTCCACGGCAGCCTCGAACGTGGCCGTGCCGTCCTCCTCGAGCTGGCGGGCGAATTCCACGATGAGGATTGCATTCTTGGCGCCCAGCGCGAGCAGCACCAGGAAACCGATCTGCGTGAAGATATTGTTGTCTCCGCCCGCAAGCCACACCGCGCCGATCGACGCCAGCAGCGACAGCGGCGCGACCAGCACGATGGCAATCGGAATCGCCCAGCTTTCATACAAGGCCGCGAGCGCAAGGTAGACGATCAGCACGCTTAGCGGAAAGATGAACAGCGCGCTGTTGCCGGCCAGTTTTTCCTGCAGGGCCAGCTCGGTCCATTCGATGGAAAACCCGGCGGGCAGGTTTTCCTTGGCCAGCCGCTCGATCGCGGCAATGCCCTGGCCGCTGGAGGTCGTCGGCAGCGTCACCGCGTTGATATCGGCAGAGGTGTACATGTTGTAGTGGTTCACCACCTCGGGTCCGCTGTCCACGCGCGCCGTCACCAGCGTGCTCAGCGGTAGCATGTCGCCGCGCATATTGCGGGTACGGAGCTGGCCCACCTGCTCGGGCTCCATGCGGTATTCGGCGTCGGCCTGGAGGTAGACCCGGTAGTTGCGGCCGAACCGCGTGAAATCATTGACGTAAAGCGAGCCCAGGTAGGCCTGCAGCGAGTCGAAGACATTGGCGAGCGGCACGTCCTGGGACTTTGCCTTGGTGCGGTCCACGTCCAGGCGAATGGTGGGCACGCTGTTGCGGAAGGTGGTGAAGGCCCCCGCGAACCCCGGCTCGGTGGCGACCTTGCCGATCAGCCCGTCGGTGGCCTTCTGCAGCGCCTGCAGGCCCTCTGCGCCGCGGTCTTGCACCTGCAGCTTGAGGCCGCCGACATTGCCGATGCCGCTCACCGGCGGCGGCGGGAAGGCCGCGATAAAGGCGCCGGTAATTGTGGACAGCGTGCGCATTGCGTCGGCGCGGATGGCATCGGCGGACTGGGCCTTGCCCGCGCGGTTCTCGAACTCGCCCAGGATCGGGAACAGCACCCCGGCGCTGCTCGAATCGCTGAACCCGTTGAAGATGTCCACGCCGGCAAACATGGGCACCTTGATCACGCCCGGAATCTTCAGCAGCGCGTCGGATGCCTGGCGCATCAGTACCGATGTACGGTCCAGCGACGCGCCGTCCGGCAGCTTGACCGCGACGACGAAGTAGCCCTTATCCTGCGTCGGCACGAAGCCGTTGGGCACGGATTTAAAGCCAAGCGCGGTCAGCGCCACCAGCCCCAGATACAACACGGCGATCAACAGCGGCATGCGGATCAGCTTGCCGGAAAGGCTGCCATAACCGTTGCCCGCCTTGTCGAAGACTTTGTTGAAGCGGGTGAAGAACCAGCCGAACGCGCCGTCGATGCCGCGCTGGACGAAGTCTTTCTTGGCGCCGTGCGGGCGCAGCAGCATGGCTCCCAGGGCCGGTGCCAGGGTCAGCGAATTAAAGGCGGAAATCAGCTCGGCGACCGCCAGCGTGATGGCGAACTGCCGGTAGAACTCGCCGCTGATGCCGGTGATGAAAGCCGACGGCACGAACACGGCGGTGAGCACCACGGCAATGCCTATGACCGCCACGCCGACTTCGTCAACTGTCCGGTAAGCGGCTTGCTTGGCATCCATGCCCTCCGCCAGGTGCCGCTCCATGTTCTCCACCACCACGATGGAATCGTCCACCACGATGCCGATCGCCAGCACCAGGCCGAACAGCGTGAGGCTGTTAAGACCGAAGCCGAACGCGGCCATCGCGGCGAACGTGCCGACCAACGATACCGGCACGGCCAGCAGCGGGATCAGAGAGGCCCGCCAGGTCTGCAGGAACACCACCACCACCAGGACCACCAGCACGATGGCTTCCAGCAGGGTGTGGATCACGGCCTCGATGGATTGCTCGATAAAAGGAATCGTATCGTAGACGTCGTAGGCAATATCGTTTGGGAAGGCGGCCTTGAGCGATTCCATCTTGGCGATCATCGCCTTGTGCGTCTCGAGCGCATTGGCGCCCGGGGTGAAGTAGGTTGGAATGGCGATGGCGTTCTTGCCGGAGAACAGCGAGAACCGGCCGTAGTCCCTGGCCCCCAGCTCCACGCGCGCGACATCGCGCAGCCGCACCACCTGCCCGTCGGCGCCGGTCTTGAGCACGATGTCGGCGAACTCCGTGGCATCGGTGAGGCGGCCCTCCACCGTCAGCACCAGCTCGAAGCTATTGTCGGCCCTGGCCTTCGGCGCCTGGCCGAGCCGGCCCGCCGCCACCTGCACGTTTTGCTCGCGGATGGCGGTGGCCACGTCGGAGGGCGTCAGGTCCCGCGCGGAAACCTTGGCCGGATCGAGCCACACGCGGATGGAGTACTCCCGCGCGCCAAACAACTGCACATCGCCCACGCCCCGTATCCGCGCCAGTTCGTCGCGGATCTGCAGCAGCGCATAGTTGCTGAGGTAGGCAACGTCGTACGTACCCTTCGGCGAATAGAGGAAGAACACGGTGGCAAGGTCCGGCGAGCGCTTGCGCACGTCGATGCCCTGGCGCACCACTTCCGGCGGCAGCCGCGGCTGCGCCAGCGCGACGCGGTTCTGCACCAGCACCTGCGCACGGTCCACGTCGGTACCGGAGCGGAAAGTCACCGTGATGGTCAGGCCGCCGCTGTTGGTGGCCGTCGAGGACATGTACAGCATGTCTTCCACGCCGTTGACCTGCTCCTCGATCGGCTGCGCCACGGTCTCCGCGACAACCGAGGCATTGGCACCGGGATAGGACGTGGTAATGCTGACCGTCGGCGGCGCAATGTCGGGATACTGCGTGATTGGCAGGCGCAGCATCGCCACGATCCCGACCACCACCGTCATGATCGCGATGACCCAGGCAAACACGGGCCGATCGATGAAGAAATGGCCGAAGCGCATGGCCTCCCCTATTTGGCCTGGTCACCGGGGCCCGGCTGGGCAACGACCAGCTTGAGCGGCTGCATGGCGCCCTTGGTCGGGGTCACCTTGACGCCTGGCCTGGCACGCTGCAGGCCATCCACGATGACCAGGTCGTCCTTGCCCAGGCCCGAGCGGACAATGCGCAGGCCTTGGTTCATCGGCCCGATCTCTACCGGTTTCACGACCACGGTATTGCTGGCATCGACTGTGAAGACGATACGGCGCCCCAGGTCGGTCATCACCGCGCGGTCCTCGATCAGCAGCGCGGCGTACTCGCCGCTGCCCGGCAGCCTGATGCGGGCGAACATGCCCGGCGTGAGAATGCGGCCCGCCTTGTTCTCGAATACGCCGCGCGCCTTGATGGTGCCCGTGCCTGGGTCGATACGGTTATCGACAAAATCCATGACGCCTTCACGCGTGAACTCGGTCTCGTCGCCGAGCGCAAGCAGCACCTTCTTCTTGCCCTCCCGACCGCTCGTACGCGTGCCTGCCACCGCGAGCTTTTCATAGCGCAGGAAGGCGTTCTCGTCGGCATCGAATAAAACGTAGATGGGGTCCTGGCTGACGATCGTGGTCAGCAGGGTGCCATTGGCTAGGCCGCCGGTGATCAGGTTGCCCTGCGTGACCAGCGCCCGGCCCACGCGGCCCGTGATTGGCGCGCGCACCTGGGTGTACTCGTAGTTGAGCTGGGCCGAGCGCAGGCTCGCCCGGGCGGCGGCGAGGTTGGCCTCGCTCTGGTCCCTTTGCTTGCTGATGGTGTCGAATTCTTCCTGCGAGATGGCGTTGGTGGCCACGAGCCGCTCGCCGCGCTCCTGGTTGTTGCGCGCCAGCGCAAGGGCGGAAGTCGCGCGGCGTACTTCCGCGGCCAAGCGTTCCATCTCCACGCCGAACGGCTCGCGATCCAGCGTGACCAGCACATCGCCCTGCTTGACGATCTCGCCTTCGTGGAAATTGACTTTCTGCAGGTAGCCGGACACGCGGGCCCGTAGCTGGACCGTTTCTACCGCGTCCACACGGCCGTTGAACTCATCGAAGTCAACCACCGTCCGCCCGATCGGCTGCGCGACAGAGACCTTGGGTGCAGGCGGCGCCGGAGGTGGAGCCGCTTGCCGGGAGCACGAGGAAAGCGCACATCCCAAAAGAAGCAGCGGGATCCACGTACACACTACCGGCCGGCATCGCATGTCAGACTCCCGCAGCACAAAGGACAAGTCCTTCCCATTTGGCCGAAACGCCTTCCGGGATATCGTGATCCCCAAAGCGAGGGGAGAAACTATCTCTTCCTAAAACGATTGATCAGGGAGAGCCAAGGAGTGAGTAATCGGCCACGCGCCGTGCCGAAAGCGTTTCGACCCGTTCAAAACGGGATGTCTGTACCAACAATAGATTCTTCCCAACACTTCGTCAATACCAGCAGAAGTGGCGCTGTCCAAGCTTTTTCCCAGAAGCCGCTTCCTTAAGAGCCTTGTTTGAAGACTCAAGGATTCGCTGGCATCGCCTTGTCAGGGACAACAAGCTGCGTCCTGATGTGTCCGAGGCCATGGTCTATATCCCAATGGGAGGACTGCTGCTACGCAGAGTCGCCCATCCTCGTCGAGTACGCACCGATGCCGCGCAAGCCTGGGAGCGACATCAAGAGGTGCTCAAATCGCATGCCGATCCCAAGCCGGAAGGGTGCCGCGCTGTTGTCGTGTATCGCACTGTATCTTGCCGCGCCGGACCCACAGAACGGTACAACGTTCCCCTTTGGTGACACATTCACGATAGATGCGCGGCGTCAAATTGGGGGCATACCAGATCACTGGCCAAGCCTTCGAAAGAAACCCGATCATGACCCTGCTAATCCTTGCTTATCTGGGTGGCGCGCTTACCATCCTGAGCCCGTGCATTCTGCCCATACTCCCGTTCGTGCTCAGCCGCAGCGCAAAGCCGTTCCTGCGCGGCCGGCTGCCGATGCTGGCCGGTATGGCGTCGGCGTTTGCCGCCGTAGCCACGCTGGCATCCGTGGGGGCGCGTGGGCCGTGCGCGCCAACGAATACGGCCGCTACAGCGCACTGATATTGCTGGCGGCGTTCGGATTGTCGCTGCTGGTGCCAAGGCTGGCCGAAGCGCTCACGCACCCGGTCGTGGCACTGGGCAACCGGCTGGCCGGCAGTGGAAGCAGCGCCGACGCTTCGCCTTGGGCATCGCTGATGCTGGGCGTAGCCACGGGCATGCTGTGGGCGCCGTGCGCGGGCCCGATTCTCGGCATCGTGCTGACAACTGCAGCACTGCAAGGCGCAAGCGTGCAGAGTTCCCTGTTGCTGGTGGCCTATGCGGCGGGCGCGGCCACGTCGCTGGCAGCGGCGCTGGGCATTGGCGGCCGTCTGTTCGCGGCGATGAAACGCTCGATGGGCGTCGGCGAATGGCTACGCCGTGGGCTTGGCGTGGGCGTGCTCGGTGGCGTAGCCGCGATTGCGGTCGGCGCCGACACTGGCCTGTTGGCCCGTTTGTCCACGGGCGGCCCCGCACGGCTGGAACAGGCATTGGTCGAGAGGCTACACACGACCGCGCCGACGGCGCCCCGCTTGCCCACCACGCCCGTCCTTCAGGACGTCAACGATGCGCAGGTCGCTGGCGAGCCCATGCTGCTCGCCGCCAACGACATCACCGTGGGCTTTCCTGTCCGACTGCCGGTGGAAGGCCGACTGCCGTCGCTCGACGGTGCCGTGAAGTGGTTCAACACCGGGGCCGGCGCGGCGCCCGTGTCGCGCGATCAGTTGCAAGGCAAGGTCACGCTGGTCTATTTCTGGACGTATTCGTGCATCAACTGCATCCGCACGCTGCCCTATCTGCGCGCGTGGGCGGAGAAGTACAAGGACCAGGGTCTGACGGTGATCGGTGTACATACGCCCGAGTTCGCGTTCGAGAAGAACCCCGAGAACGTGCGCCGCGCGGTCGGAGACTTCAAGATCGGCTTCCCCGTGGCCGTGGACAGCGACTTCCGCATCTGGCGCGCCTTCAACAACAACTACTGGCCCGCCGCGTACTTCGTGGATGCGCGAGGAAATATCCGCCATCACCAATTCGGCGAAGGTGACTATGCCAACTCGGAGCGCGTGATTCAGTCCCTGCTGGCCGAAGCGGGCCGCCCGTTCTCGTCGCGCGACGTGGTGGTGCCAGACGCCGAGGGTGCGCAAGCCGCGCCCGACCTCCGGAACGTACGTTCAGGCGAAACCTATGTCGGCTACGCCCAGGCATCGGATTTCGCATCGCCAGGTGGAATTCGCCAGGACGCGTCACACGGCTACACCGTCGGCAACCTCGAACTGAACGAGTGGGGACTGAGGGGCCAGTGGACCGTCGGGGCCGAGCAGGCCACGCTCGATCGTGCC from Cupriavidus sp. D39 includes the following:
- a CDS encoding MFS transporter; translated protein: MTREVGTTDSHGHDHSFLKTLRDPRLYALSIIYFTIAAGLYIISFWLPEMVRSYHVTNALHIGILTAIPYLVTSIGMVIIGRHSDKTRERRWHVALGMIVAAIGLVAVTFVHTSLPIALIVLSITALGVLTAMPLFWTIPTSYLSSSGSAGGIAVINSIGLIGGFASPSMLGWVKTTTGSLDYGLYTFAAALVIGAVLLLAAMPQRLLREEVRH
- a CDS encoding 2-dehydropantoate 2-reductase, whose amino-acid sequence is MLSTQGSRHKQSLRLGHVQQSFDGVPMRILVLGAGAIGGYYGGRLVQQGADVTFLVRPARRAILERDGLNIRSQYGDFHAPVKTVTKDELSGNWDVVLLTSKAYDLDSAIEAIRPAVGPNTAILPLLNGMEHIDKLNAVFGANRVLGGQAKIIVTLDSDGTIQHLNDWCYIKFGEQSGVMSDRVQALQRAFPQGGVVASAVPDIMRNLWEKLVHLSTVATVTTLLRASVGEIARVPGGTELFYQVLSIHAEVATREGYPMTEAFLAEYRQLFANKESAYVPSILRDLERKSSIEGEHIVGYMLGHTRAHGLDDTVHRICWMNLQAYEVRRATGRL
- a CDS encoding GntR family transcriptional regulator; its protein translation is MSTRVEIDKRSLDRQAADWIRDAIFSGDLAPGSKLTEISLATQIGLSRSTVRAGMQRLATEGLLIQHAYTGWEVVSLSAEDAWELYTLRSNLEGMAARLAAANIDNAGRKRLHEALADLKSAIADMDRRRIAEADLAFHKTVVALSRHRRLIVQYGLISDPVMLYILMTTKLMEYSEAIYAEHEHMAAAILQGDTTEAEKLAHDYAQMHGEHLVKVLRTQGESQEA
- a CDS encoding thioredoxin family protein; protein product: MRNLIRAILAAAGIAAIYTFGTGAIAESPKVGDQGKAPEFANIDHWLNSEPLTMQQLRGKVVLVDFWTYSCINCVNTLPYVKQWHDKYKDQGLVVVGVHTPEFPFEKSTDNVQAALKRFDIRYPVAQDNMYATWSAFRNQYWPATYLIDANGRIVYQHYGEGQYKETEAEIQKLLAERKAAQMQ
- a CDS encoding organic hydroperoxide resistance protein → MTRIEKVLYTGKVHITSGGRDGTARSDDGRLDIELSSPGSKGQGTNPEQLLAAGWSACFIGAIGLAAGKQKIKLPEDLSVDTEVDLGTAGIEYFLQARLRVHIPGIEREVAQALVDTAHRTCPYSKALHGNVHIETVLV
- a CDS encoding hydroxyquinol 1,2-dioxygenase — protein: MSKNYAKRLVLAVALVAAAAGAEASVLDARDPYLGGARSVQDARDVFSEGAHSATDARDPYAEGARSVQDQRSPYYDGAHTIAGMDRTGLSADPARAVDPYYDGARTIAGMDRTGVSADPARTVDPYLDGAYA
- a CDS encoding TolC family protein → MARAQSQFDFTMASVPLLEILIEQSRNRLAVLTDRFPEERDETLLATAPIPETPPTLNIPPPRDLLRRRPDVRVAERTLAAFTADIGVATADLYPQISVSALAGYVSPVFSGIGQSRYDTFTIVPGIRWALFDLHTVRARIQASDARQQGALASFERIVLGALEDAENSLYGYGRQLARRRSLESNAQAADRAAVLARQRYRDGAASFLDVLDSERSLLTAQDQLAQTQQDTALALVAVFTSFGGGWEAFEVGKDGVSDSSTALPHQPSETAPGSEGKPSFAR
- a CDS encoding TolC family protein encodes the protein MASARRTGCALALASALVSALPGCAVGPDYKQPDTPLPELLISAPDASVAGQPEVRWWDSLGDPTLTRLIEQAVRRSPSIRIAQARIDEARADYRIFFYDYFPHGQVEASFERQEQSTATLSPGQPRIGNFYSVAATANWEIDVVGRTRRSVEGAAARVQASEASLHDVQVSLIAEVARSYVTLRGSQRRFLLAVQNAQTQRRRCSSPRTAWRPGAGMRWTWRARSPSSTSPWLRCRCLRF
- a CDS encoding efflux RND transporter permease subunit, which translates into the protein MRFGHFFIDRPVFAWVIAIMTVVVGIVAMLRLPITQYPDIAPPTVSITTSYPGANASVVAETVAQPIEEQVNGVEDMLYMSSTATNSGGLTITVTFRSGTDVDRAQVLVQNRVALAQPRLPPEVVRQGIDVRKRSPDLATVFFLYSPKGTYDVAYLSNYALLQIRDELARIRGVGDVQLFGAREYSIRVWLDPAKVSARDLTPSDVATAIREQNVQVAAGRLGQAPKARADNSFELVLTVEGRLTDATEFADIVLKTGADGQVVRLRDVARVELGARDYGRFSLFSGKNAIAIPTYFTPGANALETHKAMIAKMESLKAAFPNDIAYDVYDTIPFIEQSIEAVIHTLLEAIVLVVLVVVVFLQTWRASLIPLLAVPVSLVGTFAAMAAFGFGLNSLTLFGLVLAIGIVVDDSIVVVENMERHLAEGMDAKQAAYRTVDEVGVAVIGIAVVLTAVFVPSAFITGISGEFYRQFAITLAVAELISAFNSLTLAPALGAMLLRPHGAKKDFVQRGIDGAFGWFFTRFNKVFDKAGNGYGSLSGKLIRMPLLIAVLYLGLVALTALGFKSVPNGFVPTQDKGYFVVAVKLPDGASLDRTSVLMRQASDALLKIPGVIKVPMFAGVDIFNGFSDSSSAGVLFPILGEFENRAGKAQSADAIRADAMRTLSTITGAFIAAFPPPPVSGIGNVGGLKLQVQDRGAEGLQALQKATDGLIGKVATEPGFAGAFTTFRNSVPTIRLDVDRTKAKSQDVPLANVFDSLQAYLGSLYVNDFTRFGRNYRVYLQADAEYRMEPEQVGQLRTRNMRGDMLPLSTLVTARVDSGPEVVNHYNMYTSADINAVTLPTTSSGQGIAAIERLAKENLPAGFSIEWTELALQEKLAGNSALFIFPLSVLIVYLALAALYESWAIPIAIVLVAPLSLLASIGAVWLAGGDNNIFTQIGFLVLLALGAKNAILIVEFARQLEEDGTATFEAAVEAAKLRLRPILMTSFAFIFGVLPLVTSKGAGAEMRKALGIGVFGGMIGVTIFSLVLTPVVYVAIRRLSARRSKPSAPTVPAAPAEEGGHG